A single Vigna radiata var. radiata cultivar VC1973A chromosome 8, Vradiata_ver6, whole genome shotgun sequence DNA region contains:
- the LOC106771202 gene encoding 40S ribosomal protein S17-like, whose amino-acid sequence MGRVRTKTVKKSSRQVIERYYSRMTLDFHTNKKVLEEVAIIPSKRLRNKIAGFSTHLMKRIQKGPVRGISLKLQEEERERRMDFVPEVSAIRTDQIEVDKETIDMLAALGMSDVPGVVKVDPVAVQAPPAFGRGAGGRRY is encoded by the coding sequence ATGGGGCGTGTTAGGACGAAGACAGTGAAGAAGTCGTCAAGGCAAGTGATAGAGAGGTATTACTCTCGCATGACGCTGGACTTCCACACCAACAAGAAGGTTCTGGAAGAGGTCGCCATCATTCCCTCAAAGAGGCTCCGTAACAAAATCGCCGGCTTCTCCACTCACCTTATGAAGCGCATCCAGAAGGGACCGGTGCGCGGCATCTCCCTCAAGCTGCAAGAGGAGGAGCGCGAGCGCCGCATGGACTTCGTCCCCGAAGTCTCTGCCATCCGGACCGACCAGATCGAGGTCGACAAGGAGACCATCGACATGCTCGCCGCCCTCGGAATGTCCGATGTCCCCGGCGTCGTCAAGGTCGATCCGGTTGCCGTACAAGCACCGCCCGCATTCGGTCGCGGTGCCGGCGGAAGGAGGTATTAA
- the LOC106769955 gene encoding B3 domain-containing protein At2g36080-like, producing MSINHYSMDLPETTLWWPQQQHHQQQQPILMEATPNPSSTSWPSADPLGLNLNHQNDDAEEDEEEEDQTTTTTQQEETEDEKEPMFEKPLTPSDVGKLNRLVIPKQHAEKYFPLSGGGGGDSAECKGLLLSFEDESGKCWRFRYSYWNSSQSYVLTKGWSRYVKDKRLDAGDVVLFERHRSDAHRLFIGWRRRRHGDTSPVHVSGRAVGHGKSGDGSSKNEGGGGTGVGLGWTRGFYSAHPYPTHQQQQLHNHQPLPYQYDCLHAGRGSEGEIAEGKSRSSRVLRLFGVNMECQSEHDSGPSTPQSSYNTTNMPSTQGTHNHHHFYHPHQPYYYYY from the exons ATGTCGATAAACCACTACTCCATGGACCTTCCCGAAACAACACTGTGGTGGCCCCAACAACAGCATCATCAGCAGCAGCAACCCATCTTAATGGAAGCAACCCCGAATCCCTCCTCAACTTCCTGGCCCTCCGCAGACCCTCTGGGTCTCAACCTCAACCACCAAAACGACGACGccgaagaagacgaagaagaagaggaCCAAACAACAACCACTACACAGCAAGAGGAAACGGAAGACGAGAAGGAACCCATGTTCGAGAAGCCTCTAACTCCCAGCGACGTGGGGAAGCTCAACCGCCTCGTAATACCCAAGCAGCACGCCGAGAAGTACTTCCCTCTCAGCGGTGGCGGTGGCGGCGACTCGGCCGAGTGCAAGGGGCTTCTATTGAGTTTCGAGGACGAGTCGGGTAAGTGCTGGCGGTTTCGCTACTCCTACTGGAACAGCAGCCAGAGCTACGTGCTGACCAAAGGGTGGAGCCGCTACGTCAAAGACAAGCGCCTCGACGCCGGCGACGTTGTCTTGTTCGAGCGCCACCGCTCCGACGCCCACCGCCTCTTCATCGGATGGAGACGCCGGCGACACGGTGACACATCGCCGGTGCACGTTAGCGGCAGGGCGGTGGGGCACGGGAAGAGTGGCGACGGGAGTAGTAAGAATGAGGGTGGCGGCGGCACTGGTGTTGGTTTGGGATGGACCAGAGGGTTCTATTCTGCGCATCCTTATCCTACGCATCAGCAGCAGCAGCTGCATAATCATCAGCCCTTGCCATACCAATATGACTGTCTTCATGCAG GAAGAGGGTCGGAAGGTGAGATAGCAGAGGGAAAGAGTCGGAGTTCAAGGGTACTTAGGCTTTTTGGGGTGAACATGGAATGCCAAAGTGAACATGATTCTGGACCCTCCACACCCCAATCTTCCTACAATACTACCAACATGCCCTCCACACAGGGCACACATAACCATCACCATTTCTACCATCCTCACCAACcttactactactactactag